The Devosia sp. MC521 genome segment GAGAGGCAGCATCCGTGCCGACCTTCGCACGAACCAAGGTCTGCTCAACGTCGGCTGGGGTCGAACGATGGTCGACATCAATTATCTGCCCTGCGCCGCCAAAGCTATCTGGTACGGTGATATTGGCCTGCTCTACGGTCAAGCCGCCCGATAGGAGCGGGGTCCCCATGAGGCCACCCGTTACCTTGAGGCCACCACGTATGGTCGCGATGAAAAGATCGCCATCGGCATAGCGGGCCGAATTGATCGCTATCGTAAGGTTGGCAGGCAGATTGCCGTTAAGACCAATAGTCCCGCCCACCGCCACACTTCCGCCCGTCGCAAGATTTGCCGTGAGGTTTTCGACCGTTGCGGTTGTGCCCGAAAGCGAAGCGCGACCAGTGATCCCCTGCAGTCGCAGGTTTAGTTCTGGGTCGATATAGCCGCCGTCAGCCAGCGAAACGCTGCCCCCAAATTGCGGGCTAGAAATCGATCCCCCAACTTGTGCATCAAAACTGGCCGTGCCCGAAACCTGCGCGCCACGGTCAGCGACGAAGCGGTTTGCCAGCGCCAGCGGCGCCGAGCCCTTGATGCTCACGGCCATGTCCGCACCAGCAAGTGGAATGCGGCCCGAACCTGATACATTGAGCCCACCGTTCCCATTGGCCGTGAGGCTCTCAATGGTCACCGTGTTGGCCGCAAAACTGCCCGCCAACGAGGCCGAGATTGGGGCAATTCCGAAGGGCCCGATCTGCGCTGTCGAAATGCCATTGGCGTTGGCGTTGAAACGCACATTTGGATCGCTTGCAGCGCCCGTCACAATCGCTTCACCATTCAGCGTACCCGCGACACCCAGCGATGGAACGATGGCATTGGCGATGTTGAGCGGCAGCGCGTCAATGACGACGCGCATATCCAAAACATCGCCCGCCGTGCCGGACGCAGTTATAGATCCCGAACCGACATTAAAGCGCAAGGCGTCGAGCGAAACGCTTTCGCCCGCCACAATAAGCTCAGTTGGGCTCGCCAATGTCGCCGCCAACTGCCCCTGCGTGAGGTTGGCGCGATTAAGCGCCAGGCGATAGCCGTCAGCAATTGGGCTCAACGCGCCAGCGAGATCAATATTCGTACCCGTTTCCAGCGCCGCCTGCGCATCAAAATTGGTGGTATCGCCAGATTGGTTGGCCTTGGCGGTCACGGAGTTGATCACCGTGCCCCCGGCCACAATGGTCGATGCATTTGCCACGCCGTCAATCGCCGGAACACCGAAGAGATCGCCAATAGTTGCGGCCACATCGGCACGCCCAATGGCGACGCCGCTGACCTTGAGATCGCTGGCATTGGCAGTGAGCTGCGCGCCCTGCTCGCCATCCACTGGCGCCAGCGTCACCTTGGCATTGAGCGCGCCCGAGGCTTCGGTTAGCGCCAGAGCTGCTGCCAAAGACACATCTGGTGCAGCAATATCAAAACCGCCGTTGATGAGACCAGTCTCCGCATCACGCAGCGCCTGCCCGGTCACATTGGTTCCGGCGATGTCAAACGACAGGCCCGAGAGCGATTGGGCAACTTCGTCGACTTTGAACTGCGAGGCCAGCTGCGCCAAATGCCCGTCGAGCGCTGCGCTGCCGCTGATCGTGCCGTCGGCCGCGCCATTGAACAGCGACGCTGCAACGCCGAACTTAGCGTCGCGAAGCTCGTAGTCAGACAGTGTCCCAGTCGGAACAACACCGTCCAAAGCCAGCACCAGCGGCGCTTCGGCATTTTCCGAAAGGGCCGAACCCGTCACTCGCAAGGCACCGGAGGCATTTTCCGCCACCAGACCGAGATCGGATAGATCAAGGCCGATATTGAAATCGGCGCTATCGCTCGCATAGACGCCATCCGCAGTGACCTGAATGAGCTGGTTGCCGAGCTTGAAATTCTCTGCCGAGAACCCGCCACCATCTCGCGCCACGCGGCCCGATAGCTGTATCTCGCCGTTGAGCAAACGATCCACAGTCGGATCATCAATGCGCAGCGTATCGCCCGTGCCATCAAGCACGAGGTTGAACCCACCGCCCACGGCTTCCACACGCCCAGTCGCGGTCAGGTTTAGCCCACCGCTCAGCGAGCGCCCGGACAGCGACGAGAACGGCGCAATGCTCGATGTATCGATCGAAATCGTGCCGTCAAAATCAGTACCGTCGATCTTGCCGACCAGCCCAGCCGTCAGCGCCTTACCGGCAATGCGGAACTCGGCGAGATCGATCGGCTGCCCAGCGTTCCAAACGCCTGCAAGGCCCAGACCGACGTTGGAGCCGAGGGCGGCCTCTACGCCCGCATCAGCGGCGATGCCCGACAAAACGCCGTCGCCATTAAACGTGACGAGGCGCGCGGCTGGATCCGCCAAGTTCTTGGCCACGCCACCAACGCCGAATTCCAGGTCCCGCGCGGCAAAGCCATCTGTGACAAAATTTGCGATGGTGAGATCAGCCTTCCAGCTGTCATCTGCCGAAGTACCAAAGCCAATACGCAATTCTGCGCCCTGCACGCTGGTGTCAGCGCCCGCCAAAGGCAGCACCACTTTCCCACCCGCTGGATCAGCAATGGTTGCAGTCAAATCCAGCTTAGAGAGGAAATTGTCCGCAGTGGTCTCGGCCGAGCCCACCAGACCCAGCTGCCCGCCACTGAGGCGAATGTCAGAAATGTCAAAGCCGCCCGCCGTCCGCACCAACGCGTTGACGCCAAGGCGCGTGTCCGCACCAAAGAACGGACGATAGGGCTGAGCCACCAGCGTTGAGAGCGGACCACCAAGATCAACGCTCACCGCCAGACCGTCGCTCGCCTGCGCTATACGGCCCGTACCGGCCAATGCTTCTTGGCCATTGGCCAGCAATTTCAGCTCAGCGTTGAGATCAGTCACCGGCCCCTTGCCGATAAGGTTGAGGTCAACTGCTGGTCGTCCCTCGATATTGAGCAGATTGGCGATCACCCCATCTGGCGGTTCCGCCAAATTGAAAGTGACGTCCACTTCAACATTTTCACGACGATACTTGAGATCAAGATCAAGCGTTCCGCCCGGCTCATCGACACGGTCGATATCAGCAAAGACGTCAAGATCGCCATTTTCCAGCGTCACCCAGCCCTTGAGGCCAATGCGCGAGCCAAGCCCAAAGACGCTTTCGCCAAAGGTCACGCTTGGGACAGCGATTTCGCCAATCTGGATGGCCACCGGGAATTGCGGCACTTCAAATCCGCCAGCTTCCGGCGCCGGCAGATCAACCGAATTTTCGGCGGGTTTGGCGTTGCGCAGGTAATCAATGCTCTCTGCCTTGAGGGAATTGACCTCAAGCTTGCCAAAGAACAGCGCGCCTTGGTTCCAGTTCAGCGCCGCATTGTTGATCCGCAACCAAACGCCTTCTTCGTCGGCAATGCTGATTTCGCGGATAGTTACGTCCGAGCCAAGCACGCCGTCGATATTGGACAGGCGGATCTGGCGTTCAGGCGTCGAAAGCTGGCCCTCGACGAAACTCGTCAGCCAATCCTTCTGCTCTTCATTGCTCATGTCCTGCGCGAACAGGGTCACTGGGACAGCGGCCCCGCCCAACAGCAGCGCAGCAAGGACAAGACGGCGCTTGGTCGAAAATTTTGCCATTAGAATGCCTGTCCGATACCTGCGTAGATGGCCCAGTGCGCATCATTCGCACGCTTGTTGAGCGGAACGGCGACATCAAGGCGAAGCGGCCCAAGGCCGGTGTAGTAGCGAACCCCAAGACCCGCGCCGATACGCATGTCCTGTAAGCTCGGAATCGTGTCGGCAGCGACATAGCCAGCATCGACGAAGGCGACGACGCCGATATCCTCGGTCACCTTAGCGCGGGCTTCAATAGAGCCTTCCACCAAATAGCGTCCGCCAGTTTCGGCCCCTGCCCCATTGTCGACACCGATAGACTTGTGTCCGTAGCCACGCACGGAGCCGCCACCGCCAGCAAAGAACAGCTGATCGGGCGAAATTTCTGCCAAATCGGGGCCGAGCAACGCGCCTAGCTTCACGCGCCCTGCGAGCACGAACTGGTCGTCTTCGCCAAAGCCAAAATAGGTGCGCCCCTCAACCTCAACCTTGGCTCCCGGCTTGTTATAAATAACGTCATACCAAGGAGCGACGGTGGCAGCGGCATAGAAGCCTTCGGTGGCATCCACCGCGCTGTCGCGATTGTCAAAGACGACACCGCCATAGGCGCCGAAATAGGCGAAGTCACGCGTTCCGAAACTATCGTCAAAGCGTGCCCGTTTCGCCTGCACCCCGCCTGTCAGCGTAATTTCATCGGAGAAATACCACTTCAACCCCAGCGAGCCACCGACGGCGGTTTCGGCATAGGTCGTGTAGACGTTGCGCTCAGCGGCGATGGCCGCAACCAGATCAACGTCCGGATGGTAAAAACCGGGCTTGGTAAAGGTGCCGCCCAAGAGATAGTCAAACTGCGCGGTATCGATCGGATAACCAATCGAGGCCACACGCGCATCAAGCCGCAAGCGCTCGGCTTGCCCGAAAAGATTGCGCCACAGGTGATAGCCTTCCACGCCAAGCCCATCGGTCGTGGAATAATTTGCGCCAACGCCAAAGCGTCGACCGGCCATTTCTTCGACCGTCAATTCAAACGGCAGCAAGCCATCCGAGCCAATGTCCTGCGCCGCGTCAAAGCGCGCAGAACGGAAGACCTCGAGACGATCAAGCCGCTTCTGCGCCTTTTTCAATTCGTCCGGATCGTATTCCTGACCCACGGCGAGGCCGGTCTGCTGGGCGACGAAATCAGGGTTCATCCGATCAGCACCGGTCACGCGAATGGCGCCGAACCCAGCCTTGCGGCCCGGATTGACAGTGATCAACGCGTCAATCGTATTGGTTTTGTGATCAGCAACCACATCGCGCGAGACGATCTCGGCCTTGGGATAGCCCTGCTGGCGCCATGCTTCCAACGCAAGACCTTCGGCGCGGGTAATAACCCCGGCGCGCGCAATTTCTCCCGACGCGTAGCCACGCATAATCGGCGCATCGACCTGATCACCCGGATCGCTGGTCGGTGCTGCCTGATTGGCAATAGCCACACTGTTGAAACGGAAAACGGGTCCGGGATTGACGGAAACCGTCACCTCAACCTGATCGGGCAGATTGGTATCGGGCGGAAGGCTTGATGCCTCTTGCCCGCCAATACGAATACTCACCACCCCTCCGTAATAGCCCTCATTATAGAGAGCGGCGAGCAAACGGCGATAATCGCCGCGCGCTTTTGCAATCAGCCCCGCTGCGCCCGAAGCGGGTTCAGCTTGGTCTGCGAGCAATCCCGAAGCATTGCGCAACGCCGATTCTATCGCGCCCCCGTCAGAGCTGGAAAACACGACGGTATAGTTTTTGGGATCGACAACGACGGCCTCAGCCGCCTTGTCCGCATCACTCTTGAAGAGGCCGAAAAAGTCGAACGCAGAGGCAGGTAGCACCGAAACCGACAGTGCGGCCGCAGCGATACACAGAGCGCCAAAACTCGAAACGAGACGCACTTTGAACAAAGGTAACCTGCCCTATTACGCAACAAACCAGATACGGGGCTGAAGCACACAATTGATTCCGTTACGGAAACAAAGAGTTAAACCTGCAGCAACTCCCAAGCGGATCGCATAGTCGTGAACGACCGTTAACCAGTTTAAGCTGATCCAGAGCTCAAAAATACCCTTCTTGGTATTTTTCGTGGCATTCCTTGATCAGAGTGGCGCATGGGCAACGACGTTGACGCGCGCGGCATGGCGGTACAGCATAGCCACCACTCAACACTGAAATTCCTTCTAGGACCCGGTATGTATCAGCTGCTCGACGCAAGCCGCTTTATCGTTTTCATCACAGGCGCAACCTCGGGTTTTGGTCAGGCCGCCGCTCGCCGCTATGTGGCAGCGGGTGCCAAAGTGATTGCCACAGGGCGTCGTATGGATCGCTTGATCGATCTGCAGATCGAG includes the following:
- a CDS encoding translocation/assembly module TamB domain-containing protein — encoded protein: MAKFSTKRRLVLAALLLGGAAVPVTLFAQDMSNEEQKDWLTSFVEGQLSTPERQIRLSNIDGVLGSDVTIREISIADEEGVWLRINNAALNWNQGALFFGKLEVNSLKAESIDYLRNAKPAENSVDLPAPEAGGFEVPQFPVAIQIGEIAVPSVTFGESVFGLGSRIGLKGWVTLENGDLDVFADIDRVDEPGGTLDLDLKYRRENVEVDVTFNLAEPPDGVIANLLNIEGRPAVDLNLIGKGPVTDLNAELKLLANGQEALAGTGRIAQASDGLAVSVDLGGPLSTLVAQPYRPFFGADTRLGVNALVRTAGGFDISDIRLSGGQLGLVGSAETTADNFLSKLDLTATIADPAGGKVVLPLAGADTSVQGAELRIGFGTSADDSWKADLTIANFVTDGFAARDLEFGVGGVAKNLADPAARLVTFNGDGVLSGIAADAGVEAALGSNVGLGLAGVWNAGQPIDLAEFRIAGKALTAGLVGKIDGTDFDGTISIDTSSIAPFSSLSGRSLSGGLNLTATGRVEAVGGGFNLVLDGTGDTLRIDDPTVDRLLNGEIQLSGRVARDGGGFSAENFKLGNQLIQVTADGVYASDSADFNIGLDLSDLGLVAENASGALRVTGSALSENAEAPLVLALDGVVPTGTLSDYELRDAKFGVAASLFNGAADGTISGSAALDGHLAQLASQFKVDEVAQSLSGLSFDIAGTNVTGQALRDAETGLINGGFDIAAPDVSLAAALALTEASGALNAKVTLAPVDGEQGAQLTANASDLKVSGVAIGRADVAATIGDLFGVPAIDGVANASTIVAGGTVINSVTAKANQSGDTTNFDAQAALETGTNIDLAGALSPIADGYRLALNRANLTQGQLAATLASPTELIVAGESVSLDALRFNVGSGSITASGTAGDVLDMRVVIDALPLNIANAIVPSLGVAGTLNGEAIVTGAASDPNVRFNANANGISTAQIGPFGIAPISASLAGSFAANTVTIESLTANGNGGLNVSGSGRIPLAGADMAVSIKGSAPLALANRFVADRGAQVSGTASFDAQVGGSISSPQFGGSVSLADGGYIDPELNLRLQGITGRASLSGTTATVENLTANLATGGSVAVGGTIGLNGNLPANLTIAINSARYADGDLFIATIRGGLKVTGGLMGTPLLSGGLTVEQANITVPDSFGGAGQIIDVDHRSTPADVEQTLVRAKVGTDAASRSAAAGAGPQLALDVTIDAPNQIFIRGRGLDAEVGGSLRLTGPASNIQPVGAFNLIRGRLSILGQRITFTSGGVTLLGDLDPQINLVATTSNDDIDVTVTVSGRASALDVTFGSSPTLPQDEVLSRLIFNRPISELSPLQLAQLAAAAAELVGGGGGGLVDSLRGAAGLADLDVVTDAEGNVGVKAGTYIQDNVYLGVTAGANGQSKVNINLDVTDDLTVRGAAGQDGSSSLGVYFERDY
- a CDS encoding autotransporter assembly complex family protein, with the translated sequence MRLVSSFGALCIAAAALSVSVLPASAFDFFGLFKSDADKAAEAVVVDPKNYTVVFSSSDGGAIESALRNASGLLADQAEPASGAAGLIAKARGDYRRLLAALYNEGYYGGVVSIRIGGQEASSLPPDTNLPDQVEVTVSVNPGPVFRFNSVAIANQAAPTSDPGDQVDAPIMRGYASGEIARAGVITRAEGLALEAWRQQGYPKAEIVSRDVVADHKTNTIDALITVNPGRKAGFGAIRVTGADRMNPDFVAQQTGLAVGQEYDPDELKKAQKRLDRLEVFRSARFDAAQDIGSDGLLPFELTVEEMAGRRFGVGANYSTTDGLGVEGYHLWRNLFGQAERLRLDARVASIGYPIDTAQFDYLLGGTFTKPGFYHPDVDLVAAIAAERNVYTTYAETAVGGSLGLKWYFSDEITLTGGVQAKRARFDDSFGTRDFAYFGAYGGVVFDNRDSAVDATEGFYAAATVAPWYDVIYNKPGAKVEVEGRTYFGFGEDDQFVLAGRVKLGALLGPDLAEISPDQLFFAGGGGSVRGYGHKSIGVDNGAGAETGGRYLVEGSIEARAKVTEDIGVVAFVDAGYVAADTIPSLQDMRIGAGLGVRYYTGLGPLRLDVAVPLNKRANDAHWAIYAGIGQAF